From the genome of Mugil cephalus isolate CIBA_MC_2020 chromosome 2, CIBA_Mcephalus_1.1, whole genome shotgun sequence, one region includes:
- the rnf11a gene encoding RING finger protein 11a isoform X1: MQHPRVALFWSQQVADEKHAYGENVSRVILATKCVKSAVWEYFGYRKNSQGVVFEDGLPACKSCYKNWKGGGNTSNMFDHLRENYPTSYAKIKGADDLSLLNESEGGSLPGEPPPPYQEHTQPVPVYHPNPGESRLASQLTEEEQIRIAQRIGLIQHLPRGIFDPGSDPSDKKVKECVICMLDFEYGDPIRFLPCLHIYHMDCIDPWLMRSFTCPSCMEPVDAALLSTYETI, encoded by the exons ATGCAACACCCAcgtgttgctttgttttggtcccAGCAAGTTGCGGATGAGAAGCATGCGTATGGGGAAAATGTCAGTAGAGTTATTCTCGCGACCAAATGCGTTAAATCAGCCGTCTGGGAATATTTTGGATACAGGAAAAACAGCCAGGGCGTCGTTTTTGAGGACGGCTTGCCAGCATGTAAATCATGTTATAAAAAttggaaaggaggaggaaacacatcTAATATGTTTGACCACCTGCGGGAGAACTACCCGACTTCGTATGCCAAGATAAAG GGTGCGGATGACTTGTCGCTGCTGAACGAGTCCGAGGGGGGCAGTCTACCCGGAGAGCCCCCGCCGCCTTACCAG GAGCACACCCAGCCAGTGCCAGTGTACCATCCCAACCCAGGTGAGAGTCGTCTTGCCAGCCAGCTCACTGAAGAAGAGCAGATCCGCATCGCCCAGCGCATTGGACTCATCCAGCACCTTCCCAGAGGCATCTTTGACCCGGGCTCTGACCCCTCTGACAAGAAAGTTAAAGA GTGTGTGATCTGCATGCTAGATTTTGAGTATGGTGATCCCATTCGGTTCTTGCCTTGCCTTCACATCTACCACATGGATTGCATTGACCCCTGGCTGATGCGCTCCTTCACCTGTCCTTCCTGCATGGAGCCAGTAGACGCAGCCCTGCTGTCTACATACGAAACCATCTGA
- the rnf11a gene encoding RING finger protein 11a isoform X3, producing the protein MQHPRVALFWSQQVADEKHAYGENVSRVILATKCVKSAVWEYFGYRKNSQGVVFEDGLPACKSCYKNWKGGGNTSNMFDHLRENYPTSYAKIKGADDLSLLNESEGGSLPGEPPPPYQVNSPALKSSIVRGFKRAHPASASVPSQPR; encoded by the exons ATGCAACACCCAcgtgttgctttgttttggtcccAGCAAGTTGCGGATGAGAAGCATGCGTATGGGGAAAATGTCAGTAGAGTTATTCTCGCGACCAAATGCGTTAAATCAGCCGTCTGGGAATATTTTGGATACAGGAAAAACAGCCAGGGCGTCGTTTTTGAGGACGGCTTGCCAGCATGTAAATCATGTTATAAAAAttggaaaggaggaggaaacacatcTAATATGTTTGACCACCTGCGGGAGAACTACCCGACTTCGTATGCCAAGATAAAG GGTGCGGATGACTTGTCGCTGCTGAACGAGTCCGAGGGGGGCAGTCTACCCGGAGAGCCCCCGCCGCCTTACCAGGTGAACAGCCCGGCTCTCAAGTCCAGTATAGTCCGAGGATTTAAGA GAGCACACCCAGCCAGTGCCAGTGTACCATCCCAACCCAGGTGA
- the rnf11a gene encoding RING finger protein 11a isoform X4, which yields MGHFKTDKEHTQPVPVYHPNPGESRLASQLTEEEQIRIAQRIGLIQHLPRGIFDPGSDPSDKKVKECVICMLDFEYGDPIRFLPCLHIYHMDCIDPWLMRSFTCPSCMEPVDAALLSTYETI from the exons ATGGGACACTTTAAGACTGATAAG GAGCACACCCAGCCAGTGCCAGTGTACCATCCCAACCCAGGTGAGAGTCGTCTTGCCAGCCAGCTCACTGAAGAAGAGCAGATCCGCATCGCCCAGCGCATTGGACTCATCCAGCACCTTCCCAGAGGCATCTTTGACCCGGGCTCTGACCCCTCTGACAAGAAAGTTAAAGA GTGTGTGATCTGCATGCTAGATTTTGAGTATGGTGATCCCATTCGGTTCTTGCCTTGCCTTCACATCTACCACATGGATTGCATTGACCCCTGGCTGATGCGCTCCTTCACCTGTCCTTCCTGCATGGAGCCAGTAGACGCAGCCCTGCTGTCTACATACGAAACCATCTGA
- the rnf11a gene encoding RING finger protein 11a isoform X2: MGNCLFSQGADDLSLLNESEGGSLPGEPPPPYQEHTQPVPVYHPNPGESRLASQLTEEEQIRIAQRIGLIQHLPRGIFDPGSDPSDKKVKECVICMLDFEYGDPIRFLPCLHIYHMDCIDPWLMRSFTCPSCMEPVDAALLSTYETI; this comes from the exons ATGGGGAACTGTCTGTTTTCACAGGGTGCGGATGACTTGTCGCTGCTGAACGAGTCCGAGGGGGGCAGTCTACCCGGAGAGCCCCCGCCGCCTTACCAG GAGCACACCCAGCCAGTGCCAGTGTACCATCCCAACCCAGGTGAGAGTCGTCTTGCCAGCCAGCTCACTGAAGAAGAGCAGATCCGCATCGCCCAGCGCATTGGACTCATCCAGCACCTTCCCAGAGGCATCTTTGACCCGGGCTCTGACCCCTCTGACAAGAAAGTTAAAGA GTGTGTGATCTGCATGCTAGATTTTGAGTATGGTGATCCCATTCGGTTCTTGCCTTGCCTTCACATCTACCACATGGATTGCATTGACCCCTGGCTGATGCGCTCCTTCACCTGTCCTTCCTGCATGGAGCCAGTAGACGCAGCCCTGCTGTCTACATACGAAACCATCTGA
- the LOC125003482 gene encoding heme oxygenase-like, translated as MDTERKTTAEQMNDRDLSEQIKKVTKDSHVRAENTEMMLSFQRGQVTLPQYKLLLCSLYEIYQALEEELDRNSEHPSVAPIYFPAELARLESIEKDLEYFYGQYWREKIVVPAATKRYSHRLRQIGKENPEFLVAHAYTRYLGDLSGGQVLGRIAQKSMALKSNEGLSFFAFPGVSSPNLFKQLYRSRMNSIELTEEERNGVLEEAVRAFEFNIQVFDDLQKMLTVSENMPQTCSAPCTLQIPGSIINTSPLLRMVLGLFVALATVSVGIYVM; from the exons AtggacacagagaggaagacaaCAGCAGAGCAAATGAATGACAG GGATCTGTCTGAACAGATCAAAAAAGTGACCAAGGATAGTCACGTCCgagcagaaaacacagaaatgatgtTGAGCTTCCAAAGGGGACAAGTTACACTTCCACAATATAAG cTGCTCCTGTGTTCGCTCTACGAAATCTACCAGGCTTTGGAGGAAGAACTGGACAGAAACTCAGAACACCCCAGTGTTGCACCTATTTACTTCCCTGCTGAACTGGCCAGACTGGAGTCCATTGAGAAAGATCTGGAATATTTCTACGGTCAGTACTGGAGAGAGAAGATTGTTGTCCCTGCAGCCACTAAAAGATACTCCCACAGACTCAGACAG attGGCAAAGAAAACCCTGAATTTCTGGTTGCACATGCGTACACTCGGTACCTAGGTGACCTGTCTGGAGGGCAGGTTCTTGGTCGTATTGCACAGAAGTCAATGGCGCTGAAAAGCAATGAGGGTCTAtctttttttgcctttcctGGTGTGTCCAGCCCCAACCTGTTCAAACAGCTCTATCGCAGCCGGATGAACAGCATAGAactgacggaggaggagaggaacggTGTGCTAGAGGAGGCTGTTAGGGCCTTCGAGTTTAACATTCAG GTGTTTGATGATTTACAAAAGATGCTGACTGTCAGTGAAAACATGCCACAGACGTGTTCAGCACCTTGCACGCTCCAGATCCCTGGATCAATCATCAACACATCCCCGCTGCTCAGGATGGTCCTGGGACTCTTTGTGGCTCTGGCTACTGTCAGTGTGGGAATCTATGTTATGTAA